The Vreelandella piezotolerans genomic interval TGGGTTTTTGCCAGTCGCCCACTTCGATCCAGCCGGGGCTGATAGCGTTGACGCGAACATCAGGCCCCAGGCTGACCGCCAGCGCATGCGTCAAGGCGACGATGCCGCCTTTGCTGGCGGCGTAGGCTTCAGTGTCCGGCTCGGATTGGATGGCGCGTGACGAGGCCATCAACACCATGCTGCCGCCGTGAGGACGTAAGTAGGCAGCGCCATGTTTGGCACACAAAAAGGCACCGGTGAGATTGGTGTTCAAGTATGCCTGCCATGTCTCTAGCGAAAGCTGCTCCACCGGGCCATGAAAAGGGTCGGCAATGCCAGCGTTATGCACGATACCGTCCAGGCGGCCAAAGTGGGTGACGCTTTTTTCGAGGCTAGCCATCACCTGGGCTTCATCGCTGACGTCTGCTGTGAGAATCAGCAGTTGCGACGGATGAGGCAGTCTTTGCGCAGCGGCGTCGAGGGCTTCGCCATCAATATCGGTAATGACGACACGATGTCCCTCGGTCAAGAGAGTATGGGCAATGCCAAGACCGATGCCTTGGGCGCCACCGGTAACGTAGTAGGTGCAGGGTGAGGTCATGAGTGCGTTTCCAAAGTGGTTGAGTCGTAATCGGCTGCGAGTAGTGCAAATGTAAAATATCGATACAGCCAGCGACAGCACCCACATTAAGGCATACATTGACAGTAACTAAACGATCTTAGCGGCGCTATGCCCGATGGATAATATTGGCGGTTAGACACCTTTGAGGTTTATGTCATGGTGGAGAGTGAACGAGCGCGGCTGCTGGCGTTACATAGTTTAGCCATTTTGGATACTCCGCCAGAGGAGCGCTTCGATCGGATCACCCGATTGGCTACTTCCATTTTTGACGTGGACATTGCGTTAGTGTCATTGGTCGATGAGGAGCGCCAGTGGTTCAAGTCACGCCAGGGCATTTCGCTGACACAGACCTGCAGAAAGGAGTCTTTTTGCGCGCACGCCATCCAGGGAGAGAGCATCTTCGAGATAGAAGATGCCAGTCAAGATTCCCGCTTTGCTGACAATGTGCTGGTCACCGCCCGTCGCGGCATTCGCTTCTATGCAGGCGTGCCGCTAACCACTGCCAACGGCTTTCGAGTGGGCACCTTGTGTATCATCCACCCCGAGCCGCGCCGTTTGAGCCCTTCCCAGCGTCAGGTGTTGACCGACTTGGCGGCGTGCGTAGAAGATGAAATCAATCGAATTGGGCTGGAAAATGAGCTTACCAGGGTCAACGACGTCAAACGACAGTTGGCTGACGATGAATCTCGCCAGCGTTCACTGGTGGACGCATTGGCCGCACTTAACGATATCAGCACCTCTAATCATTTAGGTATCGATCGGCAATTTCAGGAAGCGTTGGCGTTGGGCTGTCGCTATCTCAATCTTCAAATTGGCATCATTAGCCGTATCGATAGAGGGGTATTCGAAGTCGTCGCCGTCACGGCGCCGAAGGATGTCACGCTGGCGGCCGGCCAGTGCCTGCCCTTGGCCAATACCTACTGTGACATGACGCTAAAAACCAGCGGTCTATTGGCCGTTCACGATACGACCGAGAGCGATCTTAGGCATCATCCGTGTTACGACACCTTCGG includes:
- a CDS encoding SDR family oxidoreductase, yielding MTSPCTYYVTGGAQGIGLGIAHTLLTEGHRVVITDIDGEALDAAAQRLPHPSQLLILTADVSDEAQVMASLEKSVTHFGRLDGIVHNAGIADPFHGPVEQLSLETWQAYLNTNLTGAFLCAKHGAAYLRPHGGSMVLMASSRAIQSEPDTEAYAASKGGIVALTHALAVSLGPDVRVNAISPGWIEVGDWQKPSRQQSVEHRDIDREQHPAGRVGTPEDIASLTHFLLSKESGFITGQNFVVDGGMTRKMIYAE